In Mytilus galloprovincialis chromosome 1, xbMytGall1.hap1.1, whole genome shotgun sequence, the following are encoded in one genomic region:
- the LOC143057834 gene encoding junctional adhesion molecule B-like has product MLSVFLVLTLLAACQAATWQISPYNTSAVTGENATLACIAITSNGENIQWKKVVGSSVTALTLDSTILASDKSKYAVSGQYNLTVMNVQTSDEGLYQCVIGATTKEASLQTVVLPTNVSTYWETSPTIGNIVNITCRATYGKPPPYLRIYKDNMDITNLAYYYTENTRSSGYGDAVASAALTLTALDVNKDIRCEVEYDGLYNAMNYTMNTNLNGGASIKLHGLAAALMFVMVAAVQSL; this is encoded by the exons ATGTTGTCTGTATTCTTAGTTTTAACTTTACTAGCAG CTTGTCAAGCGGCAACATGGCAGATATCTCCATACAACACATCAGCTGTTACGGGAGAAAATGCTACTTTAGCCTGCATAGCTATTACATCTAATGGAGAAAATATACAATGGAAAAAG gtgGTAGGCAGTTCAGTTACAGCTTTAACTCTAGATAGTACCATTCTAGCCAGCGATAAGAGCAAGTATGCTGTGAGTGGGCAGTACAATCTAACAGTAATGAATGTACAGACTTCAGATGAAGGACTTTATCAGTGTGTTATCGGAGCTACTACTAAAGAGGCATCACTTCAAACCGTCG TGTTGCCAACTAACGTATCTACATACTGGGAGACATCCCCAACCATAGGGAACATTGTCAACATCACTTGCCGGGCAACATATGGCAAACCTCCTCCATATCTGAGGATTTACAAAGATAATATGGACATCACAAATCTAGCTTATTATTACACAGAAAACACCAGATCTAGTG GTTACGGAGATGCTGTTGCTAGTGCTGCTTTGACCTTGACCGCACTCGACGTTAACAAAGATATCCGATGCGAAGTTGAATATGATGGTCTTTACAATGCCATGAACTACACAATGAACACAAATTTAA atgGCGGTGCATCAATTAAGCTACATGGTCTTGCTGCTGCCCTAATGTTCGTTATGGTTGCGGCTGTTCAGAGTTTATAA
- the LOC143057821 gene encoding putative lysosomal cobalamin transporter — MVSLSGALAATWVPFVVIIILALLFSVVYIKYFMSKYDPSLSTTISGIISLTIALLTVCLVPIDVFLASFMKNSDGTFKEWANSSDTRDSVENTVAIGYYTLYALVTFCLFLLLPFMYFFYEEKDESNPTSCRSKFCTASKYTVVFLIIAGVLMLIGGLVPTKPQPIGNSTEWDNVKNLFMQMGTNGGEDALSFVISILSLIGMLALITYTAYGMSALPMSLIKGQSNAKSELEKVRQKQKDNKAHIQSVREKYGGSRGSRNRQTVSKLEEDERLLERQEAHLEEKTNCFHRCLVIFRPFEVVIGVAFQLLTLLIFLSLLLTNIDKALHGKGYKLGYALPKRTLPNPIDIVLVFCQKVFPLDYILFTAVVMYLIFCSMSGVRNIGIWFFWLKMYKIRPRRTRPQGILMLCMILMFIILAINIVVYQLTPQYSMYGSQMFKAPHNTTVLNKTSIIYKLEHCSLDSSRDDCVITRMALLLNRFFYKMWFFGAAYYWATWVFLGFMVLGFLVAVIKKRKSAIDGEVDEDDFDESDEEMIHA; from the exons atggtcAGCTTGAGTGGAGCACTTGCTGCTACTTGGGTTCCATTTGTAGTGATAATTATT ctTGCCTTGCTGTTTTCAGTAGTATATATTAAGTATTTTATGAGCAAGTATGATCCATCATTATCAACAACTATATCTGGGATTATCTCCCTTACCATTGCCCTGTTAACAGTATGTTTGGTACCAATAGATGTGTTTCTAGCCTCATTTATGAAGAACAGTGATGGCACTTTCAAG GAATGGGCAAATTCATCAGATACCAGAGACTCAGTAGAGAATACAGTAGCCATAGGATACTACA caCTGTATGCACTGGTTACATTCTGTCTGTTCTTGCTGTTACCGTTTATGTACTTCTTTTATGAAGAAAAAGATGAGTCGAATCCCACCTCCTGTAGATCT AAATTCTGCACAGCATCCAAGTACACAGTGGTGTTTCTGATCATAGCTGGTGTCCTGATGTTGATTGG AGGTCTGGTACCAACAAAGCCACAGCCAATTGGTAATTCCACTGAATGGGATAATGTGAAGAATCTGTTTATGCAGATGGGCACTAATG gTGGGGAAGATGCCCTTTCATTTGTGATCAGTATATTAAGTTTAATTGGAATGTTGGCTCTGATAACATACACA GCATATGGAATGTCAGCCTTACCAATGAGTCTGATAAAAGGACAAAGCAATGCTAAATCTGAATTAGAGAAAGTAAGGCAGAAACAAAAGGATAATAAAGCTCACATTCAGTCAGTTAGAGAGAAG taTGGCGGCAGTAGAGGTAGCAGAAACAGACAAACTGTATCCAAGCTGGAGGAGGATGAACGATTACTGGAGAGACAAGAAGCTCATCTGGAAGAGAAAACCAACTGTTTCCACAGATGTTTGGTTATATTCAGACCATTTGAAGTAGTTATAGGAGTAGCTTTCCAACTTCTGACATTACTCATATTTCTGTCTTTACTACTTACAAA CATTGATAAGGCTCTACATGGGAAAGGATACAAACTGGGATATGCTTTACCAAAGAGGACATTACCCAACCCTATAGATATTGTACTAGTATTCTGTCAAAAG GTATTTCCACTGGACTACATATTATTTACAGCTGTTGTGATGTACCTAATATTCTGCTCAATGTCCGGAGTCAGAAATATTGGAATATGGTTTTTCTGGCTGAAG atGTATAAGATCAGACCTCGTCGGACAAGGCCTCAAGGGATACTAATGTTATGTATGATACTCATGTTCATAATACTGGCCATCAATATCGTTGTATACCAACTGACACCACAGTATTCCATGTATGGCAGTCAGATGTTCAAG GCACCTCATAATACTACAGTATTGAACAAGACATCAATTATATACAAGCTAGAACATTGTTCTCTGGACTCATCTAGAG ATGATTGTGTCATCACAAGAATGGCTTTGTTATTGAACAGATTTTTCTATAAGATGTGGTTCTTTGGAGCAGCCTATTACTGGGCTACCTGGGTCTTCCTAGGG TTCATGGTGTTGGGTTTTTTGGTTGCTGTCATTAAGAAGAGGAAGTCCGCCATTGATGGAGAAGTTGATGAGGATGATTTCGATGAAAGTGATGAAGAAATGATACATGCATAA